The Ciceribacter thiooxidans genome window below encodes:
- a CDS encoding TRAP transporter small permease yields the protein MERFVQCLLTALICCVAIGQFVQVITRYVVQAPVMGLEETVMFPTLWLYILGAVSASRDNTHIRANVLEIFLKTPLQHTVLAIIGEIVSLVVGFWLLYWAWDYTRYAWRVWRESPTLYIPTFYADVALFTGLALMIVYTFSHLSRHVRSLATGEAR from the coding sequence TTGGAACGCTTCGTGCAGTGCTTGCTGACGGCATTGATTTGCTGTGTGGCAATCGGACAATTCGTGCAGGTAATAACCCGCTACGTTGTTCAGGCCCCGGTCATGGGCCTTGAGGAAACAGTCATGTTTCCGACGCTCTGGCTCTATATCCTGGGAGCCGTCAGCGCGTCGCGGGACAATACGCATATCCGCGCAAACGTCCTGGAAATCTTTCTGAAAACACCGCTCCAGCACACGGTCCTCGCCATTATAGGCGAAATCGTCAGCCTGGTCGTCGGCTTTTGGCTGCTCTACTGGGCTTGGGATTATACCCGCTATGCGTGGCGCGTATGGCGCGAAAGCCCGACGCTTTATATCCCCACCTTCTATGCTGATGTGGCGTTGTTCACCGGTCTTGCTCTGATGATCGTCTACACATTTTCGCACCTCTCCCGCCATGTCCGTTCTCTGGCAACGGGAGAAGCAAGATGA
- a CDS encoding LysR substrate-binding domain-containing protein, with amino-acid sequence MNLSFRQLQTFVEVMRTGSVSEAGRTLGRTQPAISAMIAGLEREIGFPLFERERKRLIAKPEAYYFLEEAEFLQERLTRSARTLQDIGNLDRGKLKIACNPAASSFFMPKVLAVFLKDKPQIEASLMMRSSPVVTDWIASQQYDVGFGETPEPRQTIRAETFDFPCLCALPKGDPLAKKRTITPQDLDGKPLAMLFDEHIISMQTRKAFAASGVRLNRRFELRTFMPALQLVSEGLCYTICERLSATSHERSFGAQGGVAFRPFEPRLTLSMAVMVPANRPPSMLAGQFVTTLRGEIAKLLETGSGEGE; translated from the coding sequence ATGAACTTGTCCTTCCGCCAATTGCAGACCTTTGTGGAGGTGATGCGCACCGGATCGGTATCCGAAGCCGGCCGCACGCTTGGCCGGACGCAGCCCGCCATCAGCGCCATGATCGCCGGGCTGGAACGGGAAATCGGCTTTCCACTGTTCGAGCGCGAACGCAAGCGCCTGATCGCCAAACCGGAAGCCTATTACTTCCTGGAAGAAGCCGAATTTCTGCAGGAACGCCTGACCCGGTCGGCGAGGACGCTGCAGGACATCGGCAACCTGGACCGCGGCAAGCTCAAGATCGCGTGCAATCCGGCCGCTTCCAGCTTTTTCATGCCGAAGGTTCTCGCCGTCTTTTTGAAGGACAAGCCGCAAATCGAGGCCTCACTGATGATGCGGTCCTCGCCCGTCGTCACTGACTGGATCGCCTCGCAGCAATATGACGTGGGCTTCGGCGAAACGCCCGAGCCACGCCAGACGATCCGCGCGGAGACCTTTGACTTTCCCTGCCTTTGCGCGCTGCCGAAGGGCGATCCACTGGCAAAGAAGCGGACGATCACGCCGCAAGACCTCGACGGCAAGCCGCTGGCCATGCTGTTCGACGAACACATCATCAGCATGCAGACCCGGAAAGCGTTTGCGGCAAGTGGCGTAAGGCTCAACCGCCGCTTCGAACTCAGGACGTTCATGCCCGCCCTGCAGCTTGTCTCCGAAGGGCTGTGCTACACGATCTGCGAGCGCCTCTCGGCCACCAGCCACGAACGGAGTTTCGGAGCGCAGGGCGGCGTCGCCTTCCGGCCGTTCGAACCGCGACTTACCCTTTCTATGGCCGTGATGGTTCCCGCCAACCGGCCGCCCTCAATGCTGGCCGGGCAGTTCGTCACCACGCTGCGCGGCGAGATCGCTAAGCTGCTGGAGACGGGCAGCGGGGAAGGAGAGTGA
- a CDS encoding tyrosine-type recombinase/integrase — MASFQHDAPTTALRQRMQEDMLMRGLGSHTRQDYIRHVRRFATFIGRAPDIATVEDIRRFQLHQHENGVGAATINSTVSALRFLFTVTLRRRDLARALVITRNPRKLPDVLSIEEAARLLEAAPGIKYKAALGVAYGAGLRVSEVAHLKVDDIDSKRMLIRVEQGKGRKDRNAMLSPQLLELLRLWWREGKRRGVMLPHGWLFLGRSRTDPISSRQLHRAVQEAADVAGIHKRVSPHTLRHSFATHLLEDGTDIRVIQVLLGHSKLETTALYAKVSTRTIHAVAGPLDRLMALMEGKSPDG; from the coding sequence ATGGCCAGTTTTCAACACGATGCCCCGACCACCGCGCTTCGCCAGCGCATGCAGGAAGACATGCTGATGCGAGGTTTGGGATCCCACACGCGGCAGGACTACATCCGTCACGTCCGACGCTTCGCTACGTTTATTGGGCGTGCCCCCGACATCGCGACGGTCGAGGACATACGACGTTTCCAGTTGCATCAGCATGAGAACGGTGTCGGCGCTGCGACGATCAACAGTACGGTTTCGGCACTCCGTTTTCTGTTCACGGTGACACTGAGGCGGCGGGATCTGGCGCGAGCGCTGGTGATCACGCGCAATCCACGCAAGCTACCGGATGTGCTGAGTATTGAGGAAGCCGCCCGCTTGCTCGAGGCAGCACCTGGCATCAAATATAAGGCGGCGCTCGGCGTGGCCTATGGTGCGGGCTTGCGCGTCTCCGAGGTCGCCCATCTCAAGGTCGATGACATCGACTCCAAACGCATGCTGATCCGGGTTGAACAAGGCAAGGGACGCAAGGATCGCAATGCCATGCTTTCTCCGCAGCTCCTCGAACTGCTGCGGCTGTGGTGGCGCGAAGGCAAGCGACGCGGAGTGATGCTGCCTCATGGCTGGCTTTTCCTGGGACGTAGCCGCACCGATCCGATCTCGTCGCGGCAACTGCATCGTGCGGTTCAGGAAGCTGCAGATGTCGCCGGCATCCACAAGCGCGTCAGCCCCCATACCTTGCGGCACAGCTTTGCCACCCATCTTCTGGAGGACGGCACTGACATCCGTGTCATTCAGGTTCTGCTCGGACACAGCAAGCTGGAGACGACCGCTCTCTATGCGAAGGTCTCCACCCGAACCATTCACGCGGTCGCGGGACCTCTTGATCGGCTGATGGCGCTGATGGAAGGCAAGTCGCCAGACGGCTGA
- a CDS encoding ATP-binding protein, whose amino-acid sequence MITQRTANVTKTILNQCNTIFAMRTFDDTGKDFLSNYIGSDYAGVLPSLEARHAVIFGKASSCENPVLVRLNDRNAFLATFRADHPVPPLPAPLAAQIAVEQQAGPDELDDEIPF is encoded by the coding sequence TTGATCACGCAGCGCACGGCTAACGTGACCAAAACCATCCTCAACCAGTGCAACACGATATTCGCGATGCGTACTTTCGATGATACGGGCAAAGACTTCCTGTCCAACTACATCGGTAGCGATTATGCCGGCGTACTACCAAGCCTTGAAGCTCGTCACGCCGTCATTTTCGGCAAGGCGTCATCGTGCGAAAATCCTGTGCTGGTCCGCCTTAACGACCGGAATGCGTTCCTGGCCACGTTTAGGGCAGATCATCCAGTTCCGCCACTGCCCGCGCCTCTGGCGGCCCAGATCGCTGTTGAGCAGCAGGCCGGTCCAGATGAACTGGACGACGAAATCCCGTTCTGA